In Actinomadura luteofluorescens, the sequence CGGCCCGGATGACCGGCTCGGCCTCCGCCATGATCTCCTCCGGCGTCCGGTAGTTGACGCTGAGCGAGGCCAGGTCGATCCGGTCGAGCCCGACCCGTTCGAGCCGTTCCCGCCACGACTCGGTGAAGCCGTGCCGGGCCTGCGCGCGGTCCCCGACGATCGTGAAGCTCCGGGACGGGCACCGCAGCAGCAGCATCTGCCACTCCGCGTCGGTCAGCTCCTGCGCCTCGTCCACGACGACGTGCGCGAACGGGCCGGCGAGCAGGTCGGGGTCGGCGGCGCTCAGCGCGCTCTCGTCGACGAGGGCGTCGTGGAAGTCCTCGCCGCGCAGCATCGTCACCAGCCCCGTCCCGTACTCGTCGTCGGCCACCTCGATGAGGTCGTCCACGACCTGTCCCATGCGCTCGCGCTCGGCGGCGACGGCGGCCTCGTGGCGCCGCCTGCGCAGCGACGCCTCCGGGTCGCCGAGACGCTGCCGCGCCGCGTCCAGGAGCGGCAGGTCCGACACCGTCCAGGCCTGGGCGTCCTCGCGCCGCAGCCGGCGGATCTCGTCCGCGCCGAGCCAGGGGGCGCACAGCCGCAGGTAGGCGGGCACCGACCACAGGTCCCCGACGAGGTCGGCCGCCTCGATCAGCGGCCACGCCCGGTTGAAGGCGGTGCGCAGCTCCCGGTCCTGCCGGAGCGACCGGCGCAGCAGGTCGGGCGACGCCTCGCCCTCGTTCTTGTCCGCCAGGATCGTGACCAGCTCCTCCCAGATCCGGTCGCGCGCCTCGTTGTGCGGCGTGCCGGGTTCCGGCACCTGGAACGCCTCGGCCCAGTCGGCGGGGCTCAGCCAGACGTCGCCCCAGTGCGAGGTGACCTCCATACCCTCGGTGGGCGGGTTCTCGTAGAAGGCGACGGCCTTCTCGATCGCCTTCACCATGTCGGCGGACGACTTCAGCCGGGCCACCTCCGGGTCGGTCTCGACCTCCGCCCCGGCCCCTTCGGCGACGAGGTCGCGCAGGGTGCATATCTGCACGCCCTCCTCCCCGAGGCTGGGGAGCACGTCGGACACGTAGGCCAGGTAGGGCTGGTGCGGGCCGACGAACAGCACGCCGCCCCGGTGGTGGCCCAGGCGGGGGTCGGAGTAGAGGAGGTAAGCGGAGCGGTGCAGGGCGACGACCGTCTTGCCCGTCCCCGGGCCGCCGTCGACGACGAGGGCGCCGCGCGATCCCGCGC encodes:
- the helR gene encoding RNA polymerase recycling motor ATPase HelR, with product MNPLTASVFDLPGRLSSKADPALIERDERHFAAIAESLDQTIADLSERLEAERRAPGGIGQGAMDRDMEIHRLAARLRTLRRFGLDLCLGRMVGADGSEPVYIGRLGLTDGTGRRLLLDWRSPAAEPFFGATHADPMGLASRRRYRWTRGRIGDYWDEVFTADGFAGHAALDDQSAFIASLGSDRSDRMRDVLGTIQADQDAIIRAGSRGALVVDGGPGTGKTVVALHRSAYLLYSDPRLGHHRGGVLFVGPHQPYLAYVSDVLPSLGEEGVQICTLRDLVAEGAGAEVETDPEVARLKSSADMVKAIEKAVAFYENPPTEGMEVTSHWGDVWLSPADWAEAFQVPEPGTPHNEARDRIWEELVTILADKNEGEASPDLLRRSLRQDRELRTAFNRAWPLIEAADLVGDLWSVPAYLRLCAPWLGADEIRRLRREDAQAWTVSDLPLLDAARQRLGDPEASLRRRRHEAAVAAERERMGQVVDDLIEVADDEYGTGLVTMLRGEDFHDALVDESALSAADPDLLAGPFAHVVVDEAQELTDAEWQMLLLRCPSRSFTIVGDRAQARHGFTESWRERLERVGLDRIDLASLSVNYRTPEEIMAEAEPVIRAALPDANVPASVRSTGVPVVHGPVADLDRILAAWLAAHDDGVACVIGDPAFPGRPRVRSLTPELAKGMEFDLVVLIDPDRFGDGVEGAVDRYVAMTRATQELVVLTSA